GTGTCACAATGGGCATACTCTCTGTTCGACTTGCAAGACAAGGGTGCATAATCGATGTCCTACATGCAGACAAGAGCTTGGGGATATCAGGTGCTTAGCATTAGAAAAAGTTGCGGAGTCACTTGACCTGCCATGCAAGTACTACTCATTGGGATGCCCCGAAATATTTCCTTATTACAACAAACTCAAACACGAGGGAGTTTGTAATTTCAGACCCTACAATTGTCCGTATGccggatcagaatgtgcagtTACAGGAGACATTCCATATCTTGTCGCTCATTTGAGAGATGACCACAAAGTGGACATGCACACAGGATGCACTTTCAATCACCGCTATGTTAAGTCAAATCCCCGTGAAGTAGAAAATGCTACATGGATGTTGACAGTGAGTCTGACATTTTTTCGTATTCTTTGGTTTTGTTTTGTTGGGTAGTGGTAATAATAATGCAGTTATTTCTATGAGAAATGAAGCATCGACACTTTgatggtgtgtgtgtgttttgcatCAAGCTGGTATCATATAATTGCTTTTTGTTACTCTAATGTGAACATGATCAAGCTCCCCGTGCTGTCCTGCTTAGTTTGCGGACAAGATCTTGACCTTCCCATTCGGTAGATCTCCTTGAATTCTACATAAGTGGCGGATTAGTTAGTTCATTAATCTGTCAGTTTCGTGCATTGGCAGGTATTCAATTGTTTTGGACAATGTTTTTGCCTTCATTTTGAAGCATTTCAGCTTGGCATGGCCCCTGTTTACATGGCTTTTCTACGCTTTATGGGTGATGAAAATGATGCCCGCAACTACAGCTATAGTTTAGAGGTAGGAGCAAACGGCAGAAAACTCATATGGGAGGGTACCCCAAGAAGCATTAGAGATAGCCATCGTAAAGTCAGGGATAGTCATGATGGTCTTATTATTCAACGAAACATGGCACTTTTCTTCTCTGGAGGTGACAAGAAGGAGCTTAAGCTCAGAGTTACTGGAAGAATATGGAAAGAGCAACAGAATCCAGAAGCTGGGGTGTGCATACCAAATCTTTGTAGTTAAATCTTGAAGTAATTATGTGTGCTTTGGCTTGTGTTTTGGTGTGGTTTATTTGTTTTTGTGGGATGATACATGACCGTGTTGTGTGTTGCAGAAGTTTCTGCTTGTTAATGTATCAAATGTTTTATCACTGCCTTCGCTGCCCAAGATTTAAGTCAAATTAACCGCATTCCTGTTTTGCTCTCATTACAGtgaatttttttaagattttgtaaTCAATTTTGACATCCATCTTCCGATTATTTGCT
This genomic interval from Primulina eburnea isolate SZY01 chromosome 16, ASM2296580v1, whole genome shotgun sequence contains the following:
- the LOC140816567 gene encoding E3 ubiquitin-protein ligase SINAT5-like, translating into MATIEMENVECVSASDVIEDEEIQSSVSSHTHPQQYSSKPRNVVPTSVHELLECPVCTNSMYPPIHQCHNGHTLCSTCKTRVHNRCPTCRQELGDIRCLALEKVAESLDLPCKYYSLGCPEIFPYYNKLKHEGVCNFRPYNCPYAGSECAVTGDIPYLVAHLRDDHKVDMHTGCTFNHRYVKSNPREVENATWMLTVFNCFGQCFCLHFEAFQLGMAPVYMAFLRFMGDENDARNYSYSLEVGANGRKLIWEGTPRSIRDSHRKVRDSHDGLIIQRNMALFFSGGDKKELKLRVTGRIWKEQQNPEAGVCIPNLCS